GGCGCCGTTTGTGGGGATTTCATAGTTAATCTTTTAGTTTCCATTAGATCTACAACTCACGTGATTTGATAACCTAACGATCCACAAAGTTTTTCTCTTTCTCTGCATGTATAGAAATTTCTATGGCAGGTAACCAAGAAAACGGAACTAGGGCGATAGGTGACGTCCCCAGCAACATCATGAATGCTAGCAACGAGAGTTATGAAATACCGGGCGGCGATGTGACACCCACTGCCTCCCCCAGGCACGAGAGGTCGCCTCCCCTTCATTGCAGCACAACGAAACCAAATTGGAAAGGGGCTTCCACGTCTACAGGAGAAGGGACGCCACCTGCCATGAAAAAGCTCCACGAAGCATGGCTAACCGATACCCTAGTAAGCTCCATGCAATACTATAGAAACCACGAGAGCACACACGATACAGCGAGGAGACGAACAGGGCGATCAACCATACCCTCCAGTCCCAGGTATAACTTACAATGTTACTGACAATGCAGGTGACGACGTCCTCGCCGCTGTTTTAAAAAGATTAAAAGAAATGGAGAACGAGAACAAAACGCTCAGAGACCAAATGAAAGAACACCAGGAACGAGTCGACAAGATATCGGCGCCCCTAAGCTACTGTCGAAAAGGGACGCTGGTAGGTTCATAGAGCAGTCGTACAATGAGGAAATGGCCATACATATCAtaccaaaaaccttcaaaatgccataATATCTCAGGATATACGACGGGACAACCGACCCCGAAGACCACGTGACTCATTACGTCACCGTCATGAAGGGCAACGACCTCACCAAGGAACAGGTGTCCTATATTTTGGTGAAGAACCGGTGAAACCCTGACTAGAGGGGCATTAACATAGTATTCGCAGCTACCAGCCCGCTCCATAGAAACGTAggaaatggccgacaagttcgtGACGGCGCATGCCAGGATCAAGAAAGCCGAAACGAGAGTAAACGACATCTTCGCCATCAAGCAATCCCTAGGAGAGAGACTTCCTCGCCCGATTCAACAGGGTAAGGATGACCTTTCCAAATGTGTCCGAATGGATGGCAGTCGCAGCCTTTCAAAACGGATTGAGTAGAGAGGGTTCAAGACCGACCAGAAAGTTGCTGAGCCAATTGATGAAGTACCCTTCAGTCACTTGGGACGAAATCTATAATGCCTACTGTGCCGAAGTCCGAGCATATGATGACGACCTCAACGAACCAACTCAACGACTCATCTCGGTACAAACTGAGTCCAGGAAAGAACGAAGAGATAACATGAGGAGGGATCACCCAGTCTCACGGCcaaacatggaacaacatcagccttACGTCAGGGTCCCTACCCATCCTTCCTTTCGCTATGATGATACCACGTCTAGGCCGAAGACGGGGACTCACAGGAACTAGAGAGGTATGCCCCCTTGTTATctgctcataatttttgtgttttgCCTACAGAGATAGTCTACGCCATGGAGAAACTCTTAACAAAGGTAAAGTGGCGCCAAAGATGAGATCTGATCCAAGTATTAGGAAATCTGACGCCCTCTGCAAATTTCACCAGTAACGGGAcacaaaacagaagattgcatCACCCTAAGGCAAGAGATAGTAAACATGTTGCAGCAAGGGCACCTCAAAGAGTTGTTGAGCGACAAAGGAAGGAGCACCTTCACTAGGGGTCGAGAACGTCAAGGCCGCCGAATCCGCCCTCACCAGCTCGTACCATCAATATGAATATTGGTGGCAGCGACGACGCCTCCATCAACGGCATCAAGTTTACTActacccacaatttcaaaagatCGATATcccacgaacggtatgacgaactcgaagaaagtatcatcttggACGAGTCAGATGCCGGCGGTTTGACTTTCCCTCACAAAGATGCTCTAGTCATTACTTTATGAAATTTAGATATTGATGTTAAACGTATCATGGTAGATGATGGGAGTGGAGCAAGCATCATCCATCCCTGAGTCTTCGCCCAGATGagactcgaggacaagatagtgTCACATTGCATCACACTAAccggttttaacaatgcagttgaacggaCAATCCCCAAAGAGATCGCCATACACAAATTGAATGTCGGCCCCTTCCATCCCTCGGTAAGGCAGGTCCTACGAAAGTTTAATCCCGCCATCAACGATGCCGTCCACGAGGAGGTAGAAAAGCTATTAGCAAATGGCTCCATCAAGGAGTTGAAGTACCCCAAATGGATAGCCAACGTGGTAATGGTCAAAGAGAAAATGGTAAATGGAGGATATGTGTAGACTTCGTAGACCTAAACAAAGCGTGCCCGAAAGATTAACTCTATTTTATTAGAAAATCTAATTGTTTAAACCTAaatctaaattttgggtcaaacacacacacacacacacacacacacacacacacacatatatatatatatatatatatatatatatatatatatatatatataaaatattgaaTTCTCTTAACATTtcctttatttaatgtctttattttttaaattccctGAATGAAAATATTATCTCCGCCACTAAATATAAACAGAATTGAGAACCGTGTTGCATATCACACTGCCATATCTCCAGGTCTAACTTCATTACGGCACAATTCCTGGAATGAGAGTGAGCTTACCATGGCAGAGAATGGAATTAAGTTAATTTTTTCATACCGTCATAGATCTTCTGGCACAATAAATAGTTATTTGCAGCTGATTCGATCACTAGGATAAAACTCACTTCAAACAAATTGAAACTTGATACATTACATAGTACTAAAATTTAACGCCGGAGAATTGCCGACTGAATAATCGTTAATTATTTGCAAGTAAAACCCACAAAAATTGTTCACAGCTTTAGTAGAAAGACAACACAACCAGAATTGGCCACCACAAATCGTACATATCTGCACATTGAAACCATATGCTATAAAGAAACAGAACGTGGTAGGCTCCTCCAACCTTAAACTCCATGGGTCTGGGTCAGTACTTAGCATCGCGGGTGTATATAAATCGGGTTGGTtcaaattttttaattatcaaaccaaattaattatatcgggttattaaatttaaagaccaaaccaaaccaataaaagtcggaTTTTTAAATCTCGGTTTCTCAGATTTTCGGATTGTTTCGTGTTttttcataaagtcttcatagcacaaaccatagaatttgtgctccaaatatttctttaatcctagtaaaaCATAACTATATAAGATGTtgtttaataaaataacataaatatgagatgatacatggcattatactaaaatattcaataataaagatgagaaaatcacataaaataaatattattaataagccataataaaaacaaacataatttaagatAACTAATAAGAAGCTAAATAAATACGACTAAGAAATACTATTATTTGCATGACtaaacactaaaagaaaaataaattatgtattttatctaaaccatgaaaaaactaaaaacaaaatatCCAACCCTATTTTCATTGAttgtacaattgaattgaatgtcttttattatcattagtattgatttgattttggtttaagatttatttgagttactaacatttattgactataaaacttattggagcatccaaaaattataagtccaagtttgaaataatacataaaactatgaaaaaacttaaaaaatatttataaactacactacaataaatatttttatgtattaaatatatttaaaacttctatacatataatgtcggattggtttggtttcggtttgactttttttagttaaaaccaaaccaaatcgatttactttttttttcagttaaaccaaatcaaacaaaatatcaTTCCGGTTTTTTTTCCACACCAAActaatcaaaccaaaccatagttaAATTTGTTTCTTCAGATTATTGGATTAAAACGATTTGTTGTGCAGCCATACTTAACATCACGAGGAATCGAGGACCACTTTGAATACAGAattggttttttttctttttctttttctttttttgttaaagaaaattGGACCCCTTCCTTGTCTATCAACAAGTTTCAAGTAGTAATGTTAGTGCAAATCAATCTTCGACATAGTAATCAATTCAACTGGAAACCTTATTATATTTTGCTGCCTAACTAAGTGAAAACTTTGTAATACTAACAAAGATCATATAACATAAGAGCATAAGACACAAAACTTAAAAGCATACTAAAATTAGACATAGTAATATTTAAGCAAGAAAACATACGAAGTAGTCTCCCTTTGGTCATGCATATACAAAAACCACAGCCTGACCAAAGATGGAGAGGGACCTTAAACCactactactattacataatactCCATATCAACATGAATCTAACTCTTTAAATGACTCCATTAACTACTCGACTGACCTCTTGCAAATGTTAAAAACCTCATTGCAAGAGGCCATTACCTGACTGACTCCAAACATAATATAAAACCTAAATATTACAACATGAAAAGAGAAAGTAATACTACAAATTTCAAAGAGCTGCCCAATCAATCTCCACTGATGGATACTTTGGTAAAAAAAAGTCTTCTGATTCATCAAATGAAGGCTCAATGAAATCCAGGAAAGTAATATCAGACTCAGGCGATGATGTCACTACTGATAATGATGATTCCTCAGATGGAGCAGGTGATGACGATGATGTGGCCTCAATCTTGACATTAACATTTTCTGGACAATCTTGAACTGAACCTGAATCCACTTTAGCTGCTGCTTTTCTGGACTTTCTTGGCTTAGAAACAGTATTATTATTAGAAGACAAGTCATCAGAATTGGTGGGATTCTTGGGATTAGCTAGGTTTTGGCAAATGGCTTGAAGTTTAGCATCAACAGAGGAATGCAAAGGCTTAAAATCAGATAATTCGTTGTTTAATTGATGCCTTAGATGTGGAAAATTAAGCCTAGCAAACTCTCCTCTTAGCTTATAAGCAGCTTTGTCATAAGCCAAAGCAGCTTCTTCAGCTGTATCAAAAGTGCCAAGCCAAAGCCTAGTTCTATTCTTAGGAAGTCTAATTTCAGCTACCCATTTACCCCAATGACGTTGTCTCACTCCCCTATAAAGCTTAGTAGGCTTCTGTACAGCACCACCAGTTTGCTTCATTGGGACTGGTTTTAGACCAAGATAGTTCATAGAATTCAAATTCTTAGAATATGTTGGAGTCGATGGTAATAAACCTAAGCtctg
The sequence above is drawn from the Nicotiana tabacum cultivar K326 chromosome 13, ASM71507v2, whole genome shotgun sequence genome and encodes:
- the LOC107759638 gene encoding ethylene-responsive transcription factor RAP2-13-like, with amino-acid sequence MAAAIDIYSNNSSYFSDPLSEELMKALEPFMKGASCSSSVSPSLSPSSSSPSTSSSYFYPFGEPNLYTDFCTIPSLSFNHTGLVAETGSIGLNHLTPSQIFQIQAQIQFQNQQQQQLLLQQQQSLGLLPSTPTYSKNLNSMNYLGLKPVPMKQTGGAVQKPTKLYRGVRQRHWGKWVAEIRLPKNRTRLWLGTFDTAEEAALAYDKAAYKLRGEFARLNFPHLRHQLNNELSDFKPLHSSVDAKLQAICQNLANPKNPTNSDDLSSNNNTVSKPRKSRKAAAKVDSGSVQDCPENVNVKIEATSSSSPAPSEESSLSVVTSSPESDITFLDFIEPSFDESEDFFLPKYPSVEIDWAAL